In the Desulfotignum balticum DSM 7044 genome, one interval contains:
- the recQ gene encoding DNA helicase RecQ, whose translation MALLKTIFGYDDFRPLQKQIIDHILAKKDTLVVLPTGGGKSLCFQLPALMFDGLTIVVSPLISLMKDQVDQLQEMGVSAVCLNSSLPADQYRHHVSLIRQNRVKLLYIAPESLVRPQILEMLDAVTVDCLAIDEAHCISAWGHDFRPEYRLLAQIRPRFPEAVCAAFTATATPAVQKDIQASLGFSADTGFKPFIGSFDRKNLRIRVMFKDNPLQQTLGFLEAHKQDSGIIYCLSRKQVDALADQLAAQGFSVRPYHAGLDDTKRSRFQTEFIRDDVRIIVATIAFGMGIDKPNVRFVLHYDLPKSVENYYQEIGRAGRDGLEAECLLLFSHADIPRLKSLVSGPDEQQNRAAWFHLEDMVRFAEAQDCRKKRLLAYFGETAATDDCGMCDNCLAPADQVQDLTIEAQKFLSCVKRTGERFGAGHIIDVLRGAETKKIFQFRHHLLSTYGIGKEVSKKQWFYLSRQFQSKGFVQREDNYGGLTLTPEAWGVLKKETRVSGWLDPRHRLSQSSEAATGTGHAESTPHPHHPDLFELLRQKRKELADEAGVPPYAVFPDKTLMELATFFPRTETEFLNTFGVGKTKLEKYGPDFMALITEFCTTHAISDVPERKPPAFTVTESNPKEKRHVQVGRLYHDGMSVKDIAEQFHVKQITIIHHLFRYFQDGNRIKAGHVIDECPVPPDAQEKVRQAFDTHGYQFLKPVFEAMNREIPYDDLHLLRIHFLYVNQIKAPSETDAGTNPDPGQQAGHGRRSSPITTA comes from the coding sequence ATGGCACTTTTGAAAACTATATTTGGGTATGATGATTTCCGGCCGTTGCAAAAGCAGATCATCGACCACATCCTGGCAAAAAAGGACACCCTGGTGGTGCTTCCCACGGGCGGCGGTAAATCGTTGTGTTTTCAGCTGCCGGCCCTGATGTTTGACGGACTCACCATTGTGGTGTCTCCCTTGATCTCTTTGATGAAGGACCAGGTGGACCAGCTGCAGGAAATGGGGGTTTCAGCCGTATGCCTGAACTCCAGCCTGCCGGCGGATCAGTACCGGCACCATGTGTCTCTGATCCGTCAGAACCGGGTCAAACTGCTGTATATCGCCCCGGAATCCCTGGTCCGGCCCCAGATCCTGGAGATGCTTGACGCCGTGACCGTGGACTGCCTGGCCATTGACGAAGCCCACTGCATTTCCGCCTGGGGCCATGATTTCCGGCCGGAATACCGGCTTCTGGCACAGATCCGGCCCCGGTTCCCCGAAGCGGTCTGCGCCGCGTTCACGGCCACGGCCACCCCGGCAGTACAGAAAGACATCCAGGCCAGTCTGGGGTTTTCAGCGGATACCGGCTTCAAACCATTCATCGGCAGCTTTGACCGGAAAAACCTGCGGATCCGGGTGATGTTCAAGGACAACCCGTTGCAGCAGACCCTGGGTTTTCTTGAAGCGCATAAACAGGATTCCGGTATCATCTACTGTTTGTCCAGAAAACAGGTGGATGCGTTGGCTGATCAACTGGCGGCACAAGGATTTTCCGTCCGGCCCTATCATGCCGGTCTGGATGACACGAAACGGAGCCGGTTTCAGACCGAATTCATCCGGGATGACGTCCGGATCATCGTGGCCACCATCGCATTTGGCATGGGCATTGACAAGCCCAATGTCCGGTTTGTGCTTCATTATGACCTGCCCAAAAGCGTTGAAAACTATTATCAGGAGATCGGCCGGGCCGGGCGGGACGGCCTGGAAGCCGAATGTCTGCTTTTGTTCTCCCATGCCGATATCCCTCGGTTAAAATCGCTTGTCTCCGGCCCGGATGAGCAGCAGAACCGGGCCGCCTGGTTTCACCTGGAGGACATGGTGCGGTTCGCAGAAGCCCAAGACTGCCGTAAAAAAAGGCTGCTGGCTTATTTCGGGGAAACCGCGGCAACCGATGACTGCGGCATGTGCGACAACTGCCTGGCACCGGCAGACCAGGTCCAGGACCTCACCATCGAAGCCCAGAAATTTCTGTCCTGTGTGAAACGCACGGGGGAACGGTTCGGGGCCGGCCATATTATTGACGTACTCCGGGGTGCGGAAACCAAAAAAATCTTTCAGTTCAGACACCACCTGCTGTCCACCTACGGCATTGGAAAAGAGGTGTCCAAAAAACAGTGGTTCTATCTTTCCCGGCAGTTTCAAAGCAAGGGGTTTGTCCAGAGGGAAGACAACTACGGCGGTCTGACCCTCACCCCGGAAGCCTGGGGGGTATTGAAAAAAGAAACCCGGGTGTCCGGATGGCTGGATCCCCGGCACCGGCTTTCCCAGTCAAGCGAGGCGGCAACCGGTACCGGACACGCCGAATCAACGCCCCACCCCCATCACCCGGACCTGTTCGAATTGCTGCGCCAGAAACGCAAAGAACTGGCGGATGAGGCCGGTGTGCCCCCCTATGCCGTGTTTCCCGACAAAACCCTGATGGAGCTGGCCACGTTTTTTCCCAGAACGGAAACCGAGTTTTTGAACACGTTTGGTGTAGGCAAAACCAAGCTGGAAAAATACGGCCCGGATTTCATGGCGCTCATCACAGAGTTCTGCACCACCCATGCCATTTCCGATGTGCCGGAACGAAAGCCCCCTGCTTTCACTGTCACAGAAAGCAATCCAAAAGAAAAACGCCATGTTCAGGTGGGCCGGCTGTATCATGACGGCATGTCTGTCAAGGATATCGCCGAACAGTTTCATGTGAAACAAATCACGATCATCCACCATCTGTTCCGGTATTTCCAGGATGGAAACCGGATCAAAGCCGGACATGTCATCGATGAATGCCCGGTGCCGCCCGATGCTCAGGAAAAAGTGCGCCAGGCCTTTGACACCCATGGATATCAATTCCTGAAACCGGTGTTTGAAGCCATGAACCGGGAAATCCCCTACGATGACCTGCATCTGCTGCGGATTCACTTTCTGTATGTGAACCAAATCAAGGCGCCGTCGGAAACGGATGCCGGCACAAACCCTGACCCGGGTCAGCAGGCCGGACATGGCCGTCGTTCATCTCCAATCACCACTGCCTGA
- the glnE gene encoding bifunctional [glutamate--ammonia ligase]-adenylyl-L-tyrosine phosphorylase/[glutamate--ammonia-ligase] adenylyltransferase, with product MDDKPDARMIDTVFPGLTPSLKTLLMTRLDRFYGGLEKFGQGQDLGRVDPADLIRVLLFSDFVADSLAKNPKMLHDLADSGDLETKRNPGWYQNSAIQKTTGADTDQAKKILIDFKCREIIRIAWRDLTGKAELTETLPDLSELASACVNQALDVLYEKQCITHGTPMDQHGHPQQMVVLGMGKLGAKELNFSSDIDLIFVYPKEGNTFLDGRINTSNLDFFTRLCKQFLKFFASDSGQHFYRVDTRLRPFGDSGPLVMSADAFEEYFQTQGREWERYAMIKAAPVAGDLAAGRLVLHNLNGFIYRRYFDYGSFDSFRDMKQRITLQVKNARLKNNIKLGAGGIREIEFFGQLFQLIRGGVEPSLQAPGILQVLHLLAGHDCINAATRDDLIQSYRFLRTVENRLQEYQDLQTHDIPDHPDQQMILALSTGFDSFGAFKEKLNQVMACVHGHFSQLLVTDTDDARNSAARELKEMWLNINDPQFSQEAIEVAGFEDPGRVLSVLRSLAGHPNTLRLTPAGRKKLARLVPVLLKKAGQAKDSEAVLVRLVDLIITIERRTTYLSLLIENFQALDTLITLAEKSPWIITFLASHPVLLDELMHPASLYALPKKAALEKEMAVRMAKIDPHDQEYLLEELNIFRQVNTLRVAAADVSGNYPLMKVSDHLTYIAETVLTRILQIAWHIVSNRYGVPPHLTGNGIDYCGFAIVAYGKVGGLEMGYKSDLDLVFLYQGEHGDTQGGERSIETVRFYGNLGQRIIHALTMHTPAGTLYGADMRLRPGGDAGMIVSHIDAFEDYMEHQAWTWEHQALIRARPITGDRSLMDRFDEIRQKILCRSRPTEELKHAVREMRERMRSQKLKSETGMFDLKQGSGGIVDIEFLVQYLTLKHGADHPDVTVWTDNVRLLEGLSCEGLISGEESGTLQKAYVTLRQVVHRLTLQEKPLQVSADRFKERTDAVKEIYDRYLA from the coding sequence ATGGATGACAAACCCGATGCCCGGATGATCGACACCGTATTTCCCGGCCTGACTCCTTCCTTGAAAACCCTTTTGATGACCCGGCTGGACCGGTTTTATGGCGGTCTTGAAAAATTCGGACAGGGGCAGGACCTTGGTCGTGTGGACCCGGCCGATCTGATCCGGGTGCTTCTGTTCAGTGATTTTGTGGCGGACAGCCTGGCTAAAAATCCGAAAATGCTGCACGATCTGGCTGATTCCGGTGATCTGGAAACAAAGCGGAATCCGGGGTGGTATCAAAACTCGGCCATACAAAAGACCACGGGTGCGGATACAGACCAGGCAAAGAAAATTTTAATTGATTTCAAGTGCCGGGAAATTATTCGCATTGCTTGGCGGGATTTAACGGGCAAAGCCGAGCTGACCGAAACTTTGCCCGATCTGTCGGAACTGGCCAGTGCCTGTGTAAATCAGGCGCTGGATGTGTTGTATGAAAAACAATGCATCACCCACGGCACCCCCATGGATCAGCACGGCCATCCCCAGCAGATGGTGGTTCTGGGCATGGGAAAGCTGGGGGCCAAAGAGCTGAATTTTTCTTCGGACATCGATCTGATCTTTGTGTATCCCAAAGAGGGCAACACGTTTCTGGACGGCCGGATCAACACTTCGAACCTGGATTTTTTCACCCGGTTGTGCAAGCAGTTCCTCAAATTTTTTGCTTCAGACAGCGGACAGCATTTTTACCGGGTGGACACCCGGTTGCGGCCTTTTGGTGACAGCGGGCCCCTGGTCATGAGTGCGGATGCGTTTGAGGAATATTTTCAGACCCAGGGCCGGGAATGGGAGCGGTATGCCATGATCAAGGCCGCACCCGTGGCCGGGGATCTGGCCGCCGGCCGCCTGGTGCTCCATAATCTCAACGGATTTATTTACCGCCGGTATTTTGATTATGGATCATTCGATTCGTTCAGGGATATGAAGCAGCGCATCACGTTGCAGGTGAAAAACGCCCGCCTGAAAAACAATATCAAATTAGGTGCCGGCGGTATCCGGGAGATCGAGTTTTTCGGCCAGCTGTTTCAACTTATCCGGGGCGGGGTGGAACCCTCATTGCAGGCACCGGGGATTTTACAGGTCCTGCACCTGCTGGCCGGGCACGACTGTATCAATGCCGCCACCCGGGATGATCTGATCCAGTCCTACCGGTTTTTGCGCACTGTGGAAAACCGGCTTCAGGAATACCAGGATCTGCAGACCCATGATATTCCGGACCATCCGGATCAGCAGATGATTCTGGCCCTTTCCACGGGGTTTGACTCCTTTGGGGCGTTCAAGGAAAAACTGAACCAGGTCATGGCCTGTGTGCACGGTCATTTTTCCCAGCTGCTGGTGACAGATACCGATGATGCCAGAAATTCGGCAGCCCGGGAACTCAAGGAGATGTGGCTCAATATCAATGATCCCCAGTTTTCCCAGGAAGCCATCGAAGTCGCCGGGTTTGAAGATCCCGGCCGGGTCCTGTCCGTGCTCCGTTCCCTGGCCGGTCATCCCAATACCTTGCGCCTGACCCCGGCGGGCCGCAAAAAACTGGCCCGGCTGGTGCCGGTTTTGCTGAAAAAAGCGGGCCAGGCAAAAGACAGTGAGGCGGTGCTGGTCCGGCTGGTGGACCTGATCATCACCATTGAGCGCCGGACCACTTATCTGTCTTTGCTTATCGAGAATTTTCAGGCCCTGGATACCCTGATCACCCTGGCAGAAAAAAGTCCCTGGATCATCACGTTTCTGGCCAGCCATCCCGTGCTGCTGGATGAACTCATGCACCCGGCTTCCCTGTACGCCCTGCCGAAAAAAGCGGCCCTGGAAAAGGAAATGGCGGTCCGGATGGCCAAGATCGATCCCCATGATCAGGAGTACCTGCTGGAGGAGTTGAACATTTTCCGTCAGGTCAACACCCTGCGGGTGGCAGCAGCGGATGTGAGTGGGAATTACCCGTTGATGAAGGTCAGCGACCATCTTACCTATATTGCGGAAACCGTTCTGACCCGGATTCTGCAAATCGCCTGGCACATTGTTTCCAACAGATACGGGGTTCCGCCGCACCTGACAGGGAACGGTATCGATTACTGCGGATTCGCCATTGTGGCTTACGGCAAGGTGGGTGGGCTGGAGATGGGGTACAAGTCCGACCTGGATCTGGTGTTTCTGTACCAGGGGGAACATGGGGATACGCAAGGCGGGGAACGGTCCATTGAAACGGTCCGGTTTTATGGCAATCTGGGACAGCGCATCATTCACGCCCTGACCATGCACACCCCGGCCGGCACGCTTTACGGGGCGGACATGCGCCTGCGGCCCGGGGGCGATGCCGGCATGATCGTGTCCCATATCGACGCGTTTGAAGATTATATGGAACATCAGGCCTGGACCTGGGAACACCAGGCCCTGATCCGTGCCCGGCCCATTACCGGAGACCGGTCTCTGATGGACCGGTTCGATGAGATCCGGCAGAAAATCCTGTGCAGATCCCGGCCGACCGAAGAACTGAAACACGCGGTCCGGGAGATGCGCGAGCGCATGCGCAGTCAGAAACTCAAGTCTGAAACCGGGATGTTCGACCTCAAACAGGGATCCGGCGGCATCGTGGATATCGAATTTCTGGTGCAGTATCTGACGTTGAAGCACGGAGCCGATCATCCGGATGTCACGGTGTGGACGGACAATGTCCGGCTTTTGGAAGGATTGAGCTGTGAAGGGCTGATTTCCGGAGAGGAAAGCGGCACCCTTCAGAAAGCCTATGTCACCCTTCGCCAGGTGGTCCACCGGCTGACCCTGCAGGAAAAACCGTTACAGGTATCGGCTGATCGGTTCAAGGAACGGACTGATGCGGTCAAAGAGATTTATGACCGATATCTGGCATAA
- a CDS encoding Na-translocating system protein MpsC family protein, with protein MTEKTKGQIEVEISEAVIKFEKEFMGRGPSGNKVIHH; from the coding sequence ATGACGGAAAAAACCAAGGGTCAAATAGAGGTTGAAATCAGTGAGGCGGTCATAAAATTCGAAAAGGAATTCATGGGCCGGGGACCTTCTGGAAACAAAGTCATACATCATTGA
- the carA gene encoding glutamine-hydrolyzing carbamoyl-phosphate synthase small subunit — MKALLALEDGRTFPCRSFTGSGEAGGEAVFNTSMTGYQEILTDPSYYGQMVTMTYPLIGNYGISPEDVESNRIQVAAFIVKEYQDFPSNFRSRGTLADYLIKSHILGVEDLDTRALTRHIRKSGAMRAVISTSDLNPDSLVAKARQVPSMTGSDLVQYVTTKKPYFWKYNQPDYVPADSLSNAFVWRHRGKKHSVVALDFGIKYNIIRSLERAGCEVLTVPAKTPPDVIKALQPDGIFLSNGPGDPEPLTYAVDTIRQLLGSVPVFGICLGMQLLGLAMGGKTHKIKFGHRGANQPVKNLATGKVEITSQNHGFAVDLNSLKDHSSALSHINLNEDSLEGIQDDSLKAFAVQYHPEASPGPHDAAYLFTQFAKVMTHAKA; from the coding sequence ATGAAAGCATTATTAGCCCTGGAAGACGGTAGAACCTTTCCGTGCAGAAGCTTTACTGGCTCCGGAGAAGCGGGTGGTGAAGCGGTGTTCAACACCAGCATGACCGGATACCAGGAAATCCTCACCGATCCGTCCTATTATGGGCAAATGGTGACCATGACCTATCCGCTCATCGGAAACTACGGCATCAGCCCTGAAGATGTGGAATCCAACCGGATCCAGGTGGCGGCATTCATTGTCAAGGAATACCAGGATTTTCCTTCCAATTTCAGATCCAGAGGAACTTTGGCGGATTACCTGATCAAAAGCCACATATTAGGTGTGGAAGATCTGGATACCCGGGCGTTGACCCGGCATATCAGAAAATCCGGTGCCATGCGGGCTGTGATCTCCACCTCGGACCTGAACCCGGATTCTCTGGTGGCAAAGGCTCGGCAGGTGCCTTCCATGACCGGCAGCGATCTGGTGCAGTATGTCACCACAAAGAAACCCTATTTCTGGAAATACAATCAGCCTGATTATGTACCGGCAGATTCTTTATCCAATGCCTTTGTCTGGCGGCACCGGGGGAAAAAACACTCGGTGGTGGCCCTGGATTTCGGCATCAAGTACAATATCATCCGAAGCCTGGAACGTGCCGGGTGCGAAGTGCTCACCGTGCCGGCAAAAACCCCTCCGGATGTCATCAAAGCGCTCCAGCCCGACGGCATTTTTCTGTCCAACGGCCCGGGAGATCCGGAGCCGTTGACTTATGCCGTGGACACCATCCGGCAGTTGCTGGGATCAGTGCCGGTTTTCGGCATCTGTCTGGGCATGCAGCTTTTGGGACTGGCCATGGGCGGAAAAACCCATAAAATCAAATTCGGTCACCGGGGTGCCAACCAGCCGGTGAAAAACCTGGCCACGGGCAAGGTGGAGATCACTTCCCAGAACCATGGGTTTGCCGTGGACCTGAACAGCCTGAAAGACCACTCTTCCGCATTGAGTCATATCAATCTCAATGAAGACTCCCTGGAAGGGATTCAGGATGATTCCCTGAAGGCGTTTGCCGTGCAGTACCATCCGGAAGCCTCTCCCGGCCCCCATGACGCGGCCTATCTTTTCACCCAGTTTGCCAAAGTGATGACCCATGCCAAAGCGTAA
- the carB gene encoding carbamoyl-phosphate synthase large subunit → MPKRNDIKKILIIGAGPIIISQACEFDYSGTQACKALKEEGFEVILINSNPATIMTDPETADRVYIEPVTPDTLCKVIRAERPDAVLPTLGGQTALNTAIEAAKTGIFEEYNVELIGASIEAIHKAEDRELFRDAMNKIGLRIPKSGFAHNFAEVEDVAKKIGFPLIVRPSFTLGGTGGGVAYNMEELNRVAKSGLDASLISQIQLEESVLGWKEYELEVMRDHADNVVIICSIENVDAMGVHTGDSITVAPAQTLSDKEYQVLRDASIAIIREIGVDTGGSNVQFAVNPENGDVIVVEMNPRVSRSSALASKATGFPIAKIAAKLAVGYTLDEIPNDITGETMACFEPSIDYCVVKIPRWTFEKFPEAQDVLTTAMKSVGETMAIGRTFKEAFQKGLRSLEIGRAGFGADGKDLPPDSVAGTDLEYHLSTPNSQRLFYIKYALKHNMPITMLYDLTHIDPWFLHQMKQIVDMENQIKLAGKNLPKDLLEKAKKYGFSDRQLAHLTHLTEKQVEQERKLLGLVPVYKLVDTCAAEFRAVTPYYYSTYETECEARVSDRKKVIILGGGPNRIGQGIEFDYCCVHASFALKEEGVESIMVNSNPETVSTDYDTSDKLYFEPLTHEDVLHIVEKEKPFGVIVQFGGQTPLNLATGLQKAGVPIIGTSPESIDRAEDRDLFQAMMNKLGLRQPENGIAHSYDEALAVARDIGYPVMVRPSFVLGGRAMKIVYDESDLEAFFELAVQASPDKPVLIDKFLEEAFELDVDAISDGETTVIGGMMEHIEEAGIHSGDSACVLPPYSIAPQHIEEMARAAEAMAKELQVKGLMNVQFGIMNDTVYVIEVNPRASRTIPFVSKAIGVPLAKLATQVMLGKTLKELGFTQQVIPPYYCVKEAVMPFDRFENVDPVLGPEMKSTGEVMGIDMDLGAAVAKSQIAAGQKLPETGTVFISVQDKDKEAALPVAKEFHDMGFTIMATRGTAAFLEEHQVPATPVKKVSAGRPHVVDAVKNKEIQLILNTGATSQTQRDGYEIRRAAIKYKIPYATTTDGTRAILSAIKALKKESLSVKPIQEYHKQNV, encoded by the coding sequence ATGCCAAAGCGTAATGATATTAAAAAGATTCTGATCATCGGAGCCGGTCCCATTATCATCAGCCAGGCCTGCGAATTTGACTATTCCGGGACCCAGGCCTGCAAGGCCCTGAAGGAAGAAGGGTTTGAGGTGATCCTCATCAACTCCAATCCCGCCACCATCATGACCGATCCGGAAACTGCGGACCGGGTCTATATCGAACCGGTGACTCCGGACACCCTGTGCAAGGTGATCCGAGCGGAGCGGCCCGATGCAGTGCTGCCCACATTAGGGGGCCAGACCGCATTGAACACCGCTATTGAGGCCGCCAAAACCGGGATTTTTGAAGAATACAACGTGGAGCTGATCGGTGCGTCCATCGAGGCGATCCACAAGGCTGAAGACAGAGAGTTGTTCAGAGACGCCATGAACAAAATCGGTCTGCGGATTCCCAAAAGCGGGTTTGCCCACAATTTTGCCGAAGTGGAAGATGTGGCAAAAAAGATCGGATTCCCCCTGATTGTCCGGCCCAGCTTTACTTTAGGCGGCACCGGCGGCGGGGTGGCTTATAACATGGAAGAGTTGAACCGGGTGGCCAAATCCGGCCTGGATGCCTCTCTCATCAGCCAGATCCAGCTGGAGGAATCCGTGCTGGGATGGAAGGAATACGAACTGGAAGTGATGCGGGACCATGCCGACAACGTGGTCATCATCTGTTCCATCGAGAATGTGGATGCCATGGGGGTCCACACCGGGGACTCCATTACCGTGGCCCCGGCCCAGACTTTGTCGGACAAGGAATACCAGGTGCTGCGGGACGCGTCCATTGCCATCATCCGGGAGATCGGCGTGGATACGGGCGGTTCCAATGTGCAGTTTGCCGTGAATCCGGAAAATGGGGATGTGATCGTGGTGGAAATGAACCCAAGGGTTTCCAGAAGTTCGGCCCTGGCCTCCAAGGCCACGGGGTTTCCCATTGCCAAGATCGCGGCCAAGCTGGCTGTGGGGTATACCCTGGATGAAATTCCCAATGATATCACCGGTGAGACCATGGCCTGTTTTGAACCCTCCATTGATTACTGTGTGGTGAAAATCCCCAGATGGACCTTTGAAAAATTTCCCGAGGCCCAGGATGTTCTCACCACAGCCATGAAATCCGTGGGAGAAACCATGGCCATCGGCCGGACCTTTAAGGAGGCGTTTCAAAAAGGGCTCCGATCCCTTGAGATTGGTCGGGCCGGATTCGGGGCCGACGGCAAGGATCTTCCGCCGGATTCCGTGGCCGGCACGGACCTGGAATATCATCTGTCCACCCCCAATTCCCAGCGCCTGTTCTACATTAAGTACGCTTTGAAACACAACATGCCTATCACCATGCTGTATGATCTGACCCATATTGATCCCTGGTTTCTGCACCAGATGAAACAGATTGTGGATATGGAAAACCAGATCAAGCTGGCCGGCAAGAACCTGCCCAAAGACCTGCTGGAAAAAGCCAAAAAATACGGATTTTCCGACCGCCAGCTGGCTCATCTCACGCATCTGACCGAAAAACAGGTGGAACAGGAAAGAAAACTGCTGGGACTGGTGCCGGTTTACAAACTGGTGGACACCTGTGCCGCAGAATTCAGAGCGGTCACCCCTTATTATTATTCTACTTATGAAACCGAATGCGAGGCCCGGGTGAGCGACAGGAAAAAAGTGATCATCCTGGGGGGCGGTCCCAACCGTATCGGCCAGGGCATCGAATTTGACTACTGTTGTGTGCACGCCTCGTTTGCCCTGAAAGAAGAAGGGGTGGAATCCATCATGGTCAACTCCAACCCGGAAACCGTGTCCACAGACTATGACACCTCGGACAAACTGTATTTCGAGCCCCTGACCCACGAGGATGTGCTTCACATCGTGGAAAAGGAAAAACCGTTCGGCGTGATCGTCCAGTTCGGCGGCCAGACCCCGCTGAACTTGGCCACCGGACTCCAGAAGGCCGGAGTTCCCATTATCGGTACCTCACCGGAAAGCATTGACCGGGCCGAGGACCGGGACCTGTTCCAGGCCATGATGAACAAACTGGGACTGCGGCAGCCGGAAAACGGGATTGCCCATTCCTATGACGAAGCCCTGGCTGTGGCCAGAGACATCGGGTATCCGGTCATGGTACGCCCGTCCTTTGTTTTAGGGGGCCGTGCCATGAAAATTGTGTATGACGAAAGTGATCTGGAAGCGTTTTTCGAGCTGGCGGTCCAGGCATCCCCGGACAAGCCCGTGCTTATTGATAAATTTCTGGAAGAAGCGTTTGAGCTGGATGTGGATGCGATTTCAGACGGCGAAACCACGGTCATCGGCGGCATGATGGAACACATCGAGGAAGCGGGTATCCACTCGGGTGATTCCGCCTGTGTGCTGCCCCCGTATTCCATTGCCCCGCAACACATTGAGGAGATGGCCCGGGCAGCTGAAGCCATGGCAAAAGAACTCCAGGTCAAGGGATTGATGAACGTTCAGTTCGGTATCATGAACGACACTGTGTATGTCATTGAGGTCAATCCCCGGGCCTCCCGGACCATTCCCTTTGTATCCAAAGCCATCGGCGTCCCCCTGGCCAAACTGGCCACCCAGGTCATGCTGGGCAAAACCCTGAAAGAGCTGGGGTTCACCCAACAGGTGATCCCGCCCTACTATTGTGTCAAGGAAGCGGTGATGCCTTTTGACCGGTTTGAAAACGTGGACCCGGTCCTGGGGCCGGAGATGAAATCCACGGGAGAGGTCATGGGGATCGACATGGACTTGGGCGCGGCCGTGGCCAAATCCCAGATTGCCGCCGGTCAGAAACTGCCGGAAACCGGTACCGTGTTCATATCGGTCCAGGACAAGGACAAAGAGGCGGCCCTGCCCGTGGCAAAAGAGTTTCACGACATGGGGTTCACCATCATGGCCACCCGGGGAACGGCCGCGTTCCTGGAAGAACACCAGGTGCCGGCCACTCCGGTCAAAAAAGTGTCTGCCGGCCGGCCCCATGTGGTGGATGCGGTGAAAAACAAGGAGATTCAGCTGATTCTCAATACCGGCGCCACCAGCCAGACCCAGCGGGACGGGTATGAAATCCGCCGGGCCGCCATTAAATACAAAATCCCTTATGCCACCACCACCGACGGCACCCGGGCCATTTTAAGCGCCATCAAGGCCTTGAAAAAAGAATCTTTGTCCGTTAAACCCATCCAGGAGTATCATAAACAAAATGTCTGA